One genomic window of Halogeometricum sp. S3BR5-2 includes the following:
- a CDS encoding AI-2E family transporter encodes MSLLDMNRARLAWWAVGAVLAAALAFVFYSFVGTFVFGIFIYYSTRPIYRRLNRRIRPPSLAAAIALFALALPALALVAYAFAIVASEVAKLTSDGFFDLSRYPITTEQLARFTDLSALLAFDLSDITEAQVSQILRSLGSAADTLAFFGIGAIHLFVMIALAFYLLRDDHRFARWFRTQFADDRGVMEAYFTAVDRDFQNIFFGNILNAVLTGTIGVIAYSALNAVAPPEMAIPAAALVGLLAGVASLIPVVGMKLVYVPVASYLLAVAYFTNPAAIWFVFAFAAISFVVVDTIPDLVLRPYVSGRSLHVGAVMIAYTFGPLLFGWYGIFFAPMILVLVANFARYVLPELVVGSPIRPYAVDPAAETETEAGDAGPPVPTDASSGGESEGTGDPAAERETGASADAGPGSGAGTVNEDGSTPS; translated from the coding sequence ATGTCCCTCCTCGATATGAACCGCGCCCGGTTGGCGTGGTGGGCGGTCGGCGCCGTTCTCGCGGCGGCGTTGGCCTTCGTCTTCTACTCGTTCGTCGGCACCTTCGTCTTCGGCATCTTCATCTACTACTCGACGCGCCCCATCTACCGCCGCCTCAATCGTCGCATCCGCCCGCCGAGTCTCGCGGCCGCCATCGCCCTGTTCGCTCTCGCGCTTCCGGCGTTGGCCCTCGTCGCCTACGCGTTCGCCATCGTCGCCAGCGAGGTGGCCAAACTGACGAGCGACGGCTTCTTCGACCTCTCGCGGTACCCCATCACGACCGAGCAACTCGCCCGCTTCACCGACCTGAGCGCCCTCTTGGCGTTCGACCTCTCCGATATCACCGAAGCGCAGGTGTCGCAGATACTCCGGTCGCTCGGGTCGGCGGCCGACACGCTCGCGTTCTTCGGCATCGGCGCCATCCACCTGTTCGTCATGATCGCGCTGGCGTTCTACCTCCTGCGCGATGACCACCGCTTCGCCCGCTGGTTCCGGACGCAGTTCGCGGACGACCGCGGCGTGATGGAAGCGTACTTCACGGCCGTCGACCGCGACTTCCAGAACATCTTCTTCGGGAACATCCTCAACGCCGTCCTCACGGGCACCATCGGCGTCATCGCCTACTCCGCGCTGAACGCGGTGGCGCCGCCGGAGATGGCGATTCCGGCGGCCGCCCTCGTCGGCCTCCTCGCCGGGGTAGCGAGTCTCATCCCCGTTGTCGGCATGAAACTCGTCTACGTCCCCGTCGCCTCCTACCTGCTCGCGGTGGCGTACTTCACGAACCCGGCGGCCATCTGGTTCGTCTTCGCGTTCGCCGCCATCTCGTTCGTCGTCGTGGACACGATTCCGGACCTCGTCCTCAGACCGTACGTCTCCGGACGGAGCCTCCACGTCGGCGCGGTGATGATCGCGTACACGTTCGGCCCCCTGCTGTTCGGGTGGTACGGCATCTTCTTCGCGCCGATGATACTCGTCCTCGTCGCCAACTTCGCGCGATACGTCCTGCCCGAACTCGTCGTCGGGTCGCCCATCCGACCGTACGCCGTCGACCCCGCCGCGGAGACGGAGACGGAGGCCGGCGACGCCGGACCGCCGGTACCGACGGACGCGTCGTCCGGCGGCGAGTCGGAAGGAACGGGCGACCCCGCCGCGGAGAGGGAGACGGGGGCCTCCGCGGACGCGGGGCCGGGTTCGGGTGCGGGGACCGTGAATGAAGACGGGTCGACGCCCTCCTGA
- a CDS encoding MgtC/SapB family protein: protein MPFPVLSSLALQSGDLLSAPLSNDVVRLVLAALLGMFLGLEREWSEKSAGIRTFSLTSLVGAVFTLLAEESNLGVSLLALGGALVIVQGILLAVDGLLNEGTGLSLTTSMSLMAAYGVGVLVALGFTLQGVTVAVVSSLLLVLKRELHGLAGRLDREELRSMTEFAILAFVAYPILPAESYTVYGVTIDDPRVAWLMVVTVAGIGMVNYVVVQQYGGRGIAVTGFFGGLASSSAVVGTMLDHVRQHPDAYRYGVAAVLLADAAMAVRNLVIALTFTATNRALVGVALPLGCLIVGSVVAAWFSADWSERVDIPLESPFSLRNALTFGAVFLAILVVGTVAQSELGTLGLYVSSFVSGFVSSAGATTTAILLYRGGSIDSTAATLAILLATASSVVVKVLLSLAGPRRFARAVALWSAALLVGVGALTGAFVALGVL, encoded by the coding sequence ATGCCGTTCCCGGTCCTCTCGTCTCTCGCTCTGCAGTCCGGTGATCTGCTGTCCGCGCCGCTGTCGAACGACGTCGTCAGACTCGTGCTGGCTGCGCTCCTCGGAATGTTCCTCGGGTTGGAGCGCGAGTGGTCCGAGAAGTCCGCGGGAATTCGGACGTTCAGCCTGACGAGCCTCGTCGGCGCGGTGTTCACCCTCCTCGCCGAGGAGTCCAACCTCGGCGTCTCCCTGCTCGCGCTGGGGGGTGCCCTCGTCATCGTGCAGGGCATCCTCCTCGCCGTCGACGGCCTCCTCAACGAGGGGACGGGCCTCTCTCTGACCACTTCGATGTCGCTCATGGCGGCCTACGGCGTCGGGGTTCTCGTCGCCCTCGGCTTCACCCTCCAGGGGGTCACCGTCGCCGTCGTCTCGTCGCTGTTGCTCGTCCTGAAGCGCGAACTCCACGGGCTGGCGGGGCGGTTAGACCGAGAGGAACTCCGCTCGATGACCGAGTTCGCCATCCTCGCGTTCGTCGCCTACCCCATCCTGCCGGCGGAGTCCTACACCGTCTACGGCGTCACCATCGACGACCCGCGGGTGGCGTGGCTCATGGTCGTCACCGTCGCCGGCATCGGCATGGTCAACTACGTCGTCGTCCAGCAGTACGGCGGCCGCGGCATCGCGGTCACGGGCTTCTTCGGCGGCCTCGCCTCCTCCTCGGCCGTCGTCGGGACGATGCTCGACCACGTCCGACAGCACCCCGACGCCTACCGCTACGGCGTCGCCGCCGTCCTCCTCGCCGACGCGGCGATGGCCGTCCGCAACCTCGTCATCGCGCTGACGTTCACCGCGACGAACCGGGCGCTCGTCGGGGTGGCGCTCCCCCTCGGCTGTCTGATCGTCGGGAGCGTCGTCGCCGCCTGGTTCTCCGCCGACTGGAGCGAACGGGTTGACATCCCCTTGGAGAGCCCGTTCTCGCTGCGGAACGCGCTCACGTTCGGCGCCGTCTTCCTCGCCATCCTGGTGGTAGGAACCGTCGCGCAGAGCGAGTTGGGGACGCTCGGCCTCTACGTCAGTTCGTTCGTCTCGGGGTTCGTCTCCTCGGCGGGCGCGACGACGACGGCCATCCTGCTGTACCGCGGCGGGAGCATCGACTCGACGGCCGCCACGCTCGCCATCCTCCTCGCGACGGCGTCGAGCGTCGTCGTGAAGGTGCTGCTCTCGCTGGCCGGCCCCCGGCGGTTCGCCCGCGCGGTGGCGCTGTGGTCGGCGGCGCTCCTCGTCGGCGTCGGCGCCCTCACCGGCGCGTTCGTCGCCTTGGGCGTCCTATGA
- a CDS encoding aspartate aminotransferase family protein, translated as MDRETATPRVDTLPGEKAREWVDYHRSNAAPSTYVYDFVWDVSADAEGPFCTDVDGNVLLDFTSHVAAAPLGYNNPKILDRLREFDLVDPLKIAGQDFYVSDGQRPGEERFPGPAGLMERLVEATDHYGMDTVFLSNSGAEAVENAIKIAYDESGGAKYGVTFEGGFHGRTLGALSLNRSKSVYRRDYPEISGIVDIPYCDSRACTADTCDCGFFPDDSGASRLRKKLDPEKGHVHPDDVAFVVLEPIQGEGGYRIPSEAFMDEMAALCSEYDITLVADEIQTGVGRTGKMWGSDHFAIEPDIITSAKALRVGATVSRRDVFPEEKARISSTWGAGDIISSLQGALTIDAIHDYDLMDNAVERGRQFQEFVRDADLAPVADVRGLGLMLAVQFDSKERRNDVQEACLQKGLLTLACGYDVIRILPPLDVTEREVELGASLFCEAVEACA; from the coding sequence ATGGACCGAGAGACGGCCACGCCACGAGTCGACACCCTCCCCGGCGAGAAGGCGCGCGAGTGGGTGGACTACCACCGCTCGAACGCCGCCCCCAGCACCTACGTCTACGACTTCGTCTGGGACGTCTCCGCCGACGCGGAGGGGCCGTTCTGCACCGACGTGGACGGTAACGTCCTCCTCGATTTCACGAGCCACGTCGCCGCCGCCCCCCTCGGCTACAACAACCCGAAGATACTCGACCGCCTCCGCGAGTTCGACCTCGTCGACCCGCTGAAGATAGCGGGGCAGGACTTCTACGTCTCCGACGGGCAGCGACCCGGTGAGGAGCGCTTCCCCGGCCCGGCCGGTCTGATGGAGCGACTCGTGGAGGCGACGGACCACTACGGGATGGACACCGTCTTCCTCTCGAACTCCGGCGCGGAGGCGGTGGAGAACGCCATCAAAATCGCCTACGACGAGTCCGGCGGCGCCAAGTACGGCGTCACCTTCGAGGGCGGCTTCCACGGGCGGACGCTCGGCGCCCTCTCCTTGAACCGCTCGAAGTCGGTCTACCGCCGCGACTACCCCGAAATCTCGGGTATCGTCGACATCCCCTACTGCGATTCGCGGGCCTGTACGGCCGACACCTGCGACTGCGGCTTCTTCCCCGACGACTCCGGCGCCTCGCGCCTCCGGAAGAAACTCGACCCCGAGAAGGGGCACGTCCACCCCGACGACGTGGCGTTCGTCGTCCTCGAACCGATACAGGGAGAGGGGGGCTACCGCATCCCCTCGGAGGCGTTCATGGACGAGATGGCGGCGCTCTGTTCGGAGTACGACATCACGCTCGTCGCCGACGAGATTCAGACCGGCGTGGGCCGGACGGGGAAGATGTGGGGGTCGGACCACTTCGCCATCGAACCCGACATCATCACCTCCGCGAAGGCGCTTCGGGTGGGCGCGACGGTCTCCCGGCGGGACGTGTTCCCCGAGGAGAAGGCGCGCATCTCCTCGACGTGGGGCGCGGGCGACATCATCTCCTCGCTGCAGGGGGCGCTCACCATCGACGCGATTCACGACTACGACCTGATGGACAACGCCGTCGAACGGGGCCGGCAGTTCCAGGAGTTCGTGCGCGACGCCGACCTCGCGCCCGTCGCGGACGTGCGCGGACTCGGTCTCATGCTCGCGGTCCAGTTCGACTCGAAGGAGCGGCGCAACGACGTACAGGAGGCCTGCCTCCAGAAGGGCCTTCTCACCCTCGCCTGCGGCTACGACGTGATTCGAATCCTTCCGCCGCTGGACGTGACCGAACGAGAGGTCGAACTGGGCGCGTCGCTGTTCTGCGAAGCGGTCGAGGCGTGCGCCTGA
- the fen gene encoding flap endonuclease-1, with the protein MGNADLRTLASLSDVSFDDVAGSVVAVDAHNWLYRYLTTTVKFTREDVYTTADGEEVANLVGIVQGLPKFFEHDLVPIFVFDGGVTELKDAEVSERRARREQAEELKREAEERGDALAASRLEARTQRLTETIQETSRELLELLDVPVVEAPAEGEAQASHMAKRGDADYVGSEDYDTLLFGAPYTLRQLTSKGDPELMDLDATLSDLEVTHEQLVDIAILCGTDFNDGLSGVGPKTALKEVKAHGDLWAVLEARDAYIENADRVRELFFDPPVTDDYEFDTDLSPDVEAARAFVTEEWGIPAEKVDRGFERIEESVVQTGLDQWT; encoded by the coding sequence ATGGGCAACGCAGACCTGCGGACCTTGGCGTCCCTCTCGGACGTGTCGTTCGACGACGTGGCGGGGAGCGTCGTCGCCGTCGACGCGCACAACTGGCTGTACCGGTACCTGACGACCACGGTCAAGTTCACCCGCGAGGACGTCTACACCACCGCCGACGGCGAGGAGGTGGCGAACCTCGTCGGCATCGTGCAAGGGCTTCCCAAGTTTTTCGAGCACGACCTCGTTCCGATATTCGTCTTCGACGGCGGCGTCACGGAGTTGAAGGACGCCGAGGTGTCCGAGCGCCGGGCGCGACGCGAACAGGCCGAGGAGCTGAAACGCGAGGCCGAGGAGCGCGGCGACGCCCTGGCCGCGTCGCGGTTGGAGGCGCGGACGCAGCGACTCACTGAGACGATTCAGGAGACGAGCCGCGAACTGCTGGAACTGCTGGACGTGCCCGTCGTCGAGGCGCCCGCGGAGGGGGAGGCGCAGGCGTCGCACATGGCCAAGCGGGGCGACGCCGACTACGTCGGCAGCGAGGACTACGACACGCTGCTGTTCGGCGCGCCGTACACGCTCAGACAACTCACCTCGAAGGGCGACCCCGAACTGATGGACCTCGACGCGACGCTGTCGGACCTCGAGGTGACCCACGAGCAACTCGTCGACATCGCCATCCTCTGCGGCACCGACTTCAACGACGGCCTCTCCGGCGTCGGCCCGAAGACGGCGCTGAAGGAGGTCAAAGCGCACGGCGACCTGTGGGCCGTCCTCGAAGCGCGCGACGCGTACATCGAGAACGCCGACCGGGTGCGCGAACTGTTCTTCGACCCGCCGGTCACAGACGACTACGAGTTCGACACGGACCTCTCGCCGGACGTCGAGGCGGCCCGCGCGTTCGTCACCGAGGAGTGGGGAATCCCCGCCGAGAAGGTCGACCGCGGGTTCGAGCGAATCGAGGAGTCCGTCGTCCAGACCGGACTCGACCAGTGGACCTGA
- a CDS encoding GNAT family N-acetyltransferase: protein MEFVVLGWADDGPTLRLDYRRFAYAGKFVMSNTGKAVVVDRWDPTAAPSEEYDSAVAAAAAFNEDRTDESTLWIRYVTVRSDRKRRGLGPRLCAFVADAARGAGYETLAIAVNNPFAYEALHKAGFAWTGETTGLAELVLERPADAPAGRARETYQAGLDDYRDRDLGDAETAFLSAREGSDPPALLDGVEIGETEGDGDDADDADDTADAGR from the coding sequence ATGGAGTTCGTCGTCCTCGGATGGGCGGACGACGGACCGACGCTCCGTCTGGACTACCGTCGGTTCGCCTACGCCGGGAAGTTCGTCATGTCGAACACGGGCAAGGCCGTCGTCGTCGACCGGTGGGACCCGACGGCCGCCCCCTCCGAGGAGTACGACTCGGCCGTGGCCGCCGCGGCGGCGTTCAACGAGGACCGCACGGACGAGTCGACGCTCTGGATTCGCTACGTCACCGTCCGCTCGGACCGCAAGCGGCGGGGGCTGGGACCGCGGCTCTGCGCGTTCGTCGCCGACGCGGCCCGCGGTGCGGGCTACGAAACGCTCGCCATCGCCGTCAACAACCCGTTCGCCTACGAGGCGCTCCACAAGGCCGGGTTCGCGTGGACCGGCGAGACGACCGGACTCGCCGAACTCGTCCTCGAACGGCCGGCCGACGCGCCCGCGGGGCGGGCGCGGGAGACGTACCAGGCGGGATTGGACGACTACCGCGACAGGGACCTCGGCGACGCCGAGACGGCTTTTCTCTCCGCACGGGAGGGGTCGGACCCGCCGGCCCTCCTCGACGGCGTCGAAATCGGAGAGACAGAAGGCGACGGGGACGACGCCGACGACGCCGACGACACGGCAGACGCGGGACGTTAA
- a CDS encoding class I SAM-dependent methyltransferase, with amino-acid sequence MASLHGRGDVRFFDRVASLYDRLMPSADADALRAGLAFARRDVTRVLDVAGGTGRASRALAREGLSVDPVVVDFSRGMLARARADGHPVVRADAGSLPVRDGGVDAVVVVDALHHLPDPERGLREAARVVGPGGVVVVQEFGPRTLRGRGLVLAERAVGFDSTFWTPTDLCALLSAAGLEPRIVSEGFEYVVVGRVPAEG; translated from the coding sequence ATGGCGAGCCTCCACGGCCGGGGCGACGTGCGCTTCTTCGACCGCGTCGCCTCGCTGTACGACCGTCTGATGCCCTCCGCGGACGCCGACGCCCTCCGCGCCGGCCTCGCGTTCGCCCGGCGGGACGTTACGCGCGTGTTGGACGTTGCCGGCGGCACCGGCCGCGCCTCGCGGGCGCTGGCGCGCGAGGGGTTGTCTGTCGACCCCGTCGTCGTCGACTTCTCGCGGGGGATGCTCGCACGGGCGCGGGCCGACGGGCACCCGGTCGTCCGCGCCGACGCCGGGTCGCTGCCGGTCCGCGACGGCGGCGTCGACGCCGTCGTCGTGGTGGACGCCCTCCACCACCTGCCGGACCCCGAACGGGGCCTGCGGGAGGCGGCGCGCGTCGTCGGCCCCGGCGGGGTCGTCGTCGTCCAGGAGTTCGGCCCGCGGACGCTCCGCGGCCGCGGCCTCGTCCTCGCGGAACGCGCCGTCGGCTTCGACTCGACGTTCTGGACACCGACGGACCTGTGCGCCCTGCTGTCGGCGGCGGGACTGGAGCCGAGAATCGTCTCCGAGGGGTTCGAGTACGTCGTCGTCGGACGCGTCCCGGCGGAGGGCTAG
- a CDS encoding DUF3054 domain-containing protein — protein sequence MGTSNSSFLDERVDADALPLAVGDFLALALVLTYGVVNHNGVEYLSSNPAGWILTMVPFLLGWAVCGTLIGAYSAGAAESAKSAIPLAIRGWIPAALVGLILRWTAIFEGGVELVFAVVILVAGLVALVAWRWLYFKIVG from the coding sequence ATGGGAACCTCGAACAGTTCGTTCCTCGACGAACGGGTGGACGCGGACGCGTTGCCCCTCGCGGTGGGGGATTTCCTCGCGTTGGCGCTCGTCTTGACCTACGGCGTGGTGAACCACAACGGCGTGGAGTACCTCTCTTCGAACCCCGCGGGGTGGATTCTGACGATGGTGCCGTTCCTCCTCGGGTGGGCCGTCTGCGGGACGCTCATCGGCGCGTACTCGGCGGGGGCGGCGGAGAGCGCGAAGTCGGCCATCCCGCTGGCGATTCGCGGGTGGATTCCGGCGGCGCTCGTCGGCCTCATCCTGCGGTGGACGGCGATATTCGAGGGCGGCGTCGAACTGGTGTTCGCCGTCGTCATCCTCGTCGCCGGCCTCGTCGCCCTCGTCGCCTGGCGCTGGCTGTACTTCAAGATTGTCGGGTAG
- a CDS encoding MFS transporter, producing MLAHGMVHTYELSIPIFVSIWLTEFDVVNLGLTQVEVTAATLGLVVTAGYGLFGVGALPGGVLVDRIGSRRLISLCLFGMAGSFVLLGLSPNLVVVTLALLCWGAAASVYHPAGLALISKGVDERGTGFAYHGIAGNVGIGLGPLLTAVLLMFLDWTTVAILLSLPALAAGAYATRAQFDENAAVDAGAGGSSKADAGVDSVEEFLAESRRMVAGGFVVVFLVVMCSGLYYRGVLTFLPDLLSGLGTFEPVPLASLLPAGLAGALGVTADSGQTLQPERYFYSGLLMVGVLGQYAGGKLTDRLPVEWGLVGSFGALAVLAVLFLPVVNAGLVPLLAFGAVLGFFLFVIQPFYQATVAEYTPAGTRGLSYGYTYLGVFGVGALGGALAGAILTYATPAALFATLAGIAAAGAGFGLYLARRSGKSAASEVASD from the coding sequence ATGCTCGCGCACGGGATGGTCCACACCTACGAGCTGTCCATCCCTATCTTCGTCTCCATCTGGCTGACGGAGTTCGACGTGGTGAATCTCGGCCTCACGCAGGTCGAGGTGACGGCGGCGACGCTGGGTCTCGTCGTGACGGCGGGCTACGGGCTGTTCGGCGTCGGCGCCCTCCCCGGCGGCGTCCTCGTCGACCGCATCGGCTCGCGGCGGCTCATCTCGCTGTGCCTGTTCGGCATGGCCGGCTCGTTCGTCCTTCTGGGTCTCTCGCCGAACCTCGTCGTCGTCACCCTCGCGCTGCTCTGCTGGGGCGCGGCCGCCAGCGTCTACCACCCCGCCGGCCTCGCCCTCATCTCGAAGGGCGTCGACGAACGCGGCACCGGCTTCGCCTACCACGGTATCGCCGGCAACGTCGGCATCGGCCTCGGCCCGCTTCTGACCGCCGTCCTCCTCATGTTCTTGGACTGGACGACGGTGGCGATACTCCTCTCGCTCCCCGCTCTCGCGGCCGGCGCCTACGCCACGCGCGCGCAGTTCGACGAGAACGCCGCCGTCGACGCCGGCGCGGGCGGCTCCTCGAAGGCCGACGCCGGCGTCGACTCCGTCGAGGAGTTCCTCGCGGAGTCGAGGCGGATGGTCGCGGGCGGCTTCGTCGTCGTCTTCCTCGTCGTCATGTGCTCGGGGCTGTACTACCGCGGCGTCCTCACCTTCCTCCCGGACCTGCTGTCGGGGCTGGGGACGTTCGAACCGGTGCCGCTGGCGTCGCTGCTGCCCGCAGGCCTCGCGGGGGCGCTCGGCGTCACCGCGGACTCCGGGCAGACGCTTCAGCCCGAGCGCTACTTCTACTCGGGGCTGCTGATGGTCGGCGTCCTCGGGCAGTACGCCGGCGGGAAACTCACCGACCGCCTGCCCGTCGAGTGGGGCCTCGTCGGCTCCTTCGGCGCCCTCGCCGTCCTCGCCGTCCTCTTCCTGCCCGTCGTCAACGCCGGCCTCGTCCCCCTCCTCGCCTTCGGCGCCGTGCTCGGCTTCTTCCTGTTCGTCATCCAGCCGTTCTACCAGGCCACCGTCGCGGAGTACACGCCGGCCGGCACGCGCGGCCTCTCCTACGGCTACACCTACCTCGGCGTGTTCGGCGTCGGCGCCCTCGGCGGCGCCCTCGCCGGCGCCATCCTGACGTACGCGACGCCGGCGGCGCTGTTCGCCACGCTGGCCGGCATCGCCGCCGCCGGTGCGGGGTTCGGTCTCTACCTCGCGCGGCGGAGCGGGAAGTCGGCGGCGTCCGAAGTCGCCTCGGACTGA
- a CDS encoding ornithine cyclodeaminase family protein gives MTETLFLTSDDVTGLATPAEFVDAVRDAYRQRGEGAPAEPRTKLTNEEPPGFLTTYAAVLPETGAMGGYAYSAGFGAGDAWFMTPLFDAESGEPLALLDGASMNPFKTGAAGAVGVDALAREDATTLAIIGSGAQARGQLRAAATVRDLETVWVYSPTKESRESFAGEMDRTLDASVAAVASPAAAVEGADIVVTATNASEPVFDGDRLEDGAHVTAMGQYTPGKRELDATTIERAKYVPDLRARATQDAGSFMHALEEGVVDEDHIYAELGEVVAGEVEGREDDEEVTVFDSGGTGIETVAGAYLLYEKAKSEGLGTTIDFSPASESLTGE, from the coding sequence ATGACGGAGACGCTGTTTCTGACGAGCGACGACGTGACGGGACTCGCGACGCCGGCCGAGTTCGTCGACGCCGTCCGCGACGCCTACCGACAGCGCGGCGAGGGGGCGCCGGCCGAACCGCGGACGAAGCTCACGAACGAGGAGCCGCCGGGCTTTCTCACCACCTACGCCGCCGTCCTCCCCGAGACGGGCGCGATGGGCGGGTACGCCTACAGCGCCGGGTTCGGCGCGGGCGACGCGTGGTTCATGACGCCGCTGTTCGACGCCGAGTCGGGCGAACCGCTGGCGCTCCTCGACGGCGCGAGCATGAACCCGTTCAAGACGGGCGCCGCCGGCGCCGTCGGCGTCGACGCCCTCGCCCGCGAGGACGCGACGACGCTGGCGATAATCGGAAGCGGCGCGCAGGCCCGGGGACAGCTTCGAGCCGCCGCGACGGTGCGGGACTTAGAGACGGTCTGGGTGTACTCGCCGACGAAGGAGAGCCGCGAGTCGTTCGCCGGCGAGATGGACCGCACGCTGGACGCCAGCGTCGCCGCCGTCGCCTCCCCGGCCGCGGCCGTCGAGGGGGCGGACATCGTCGTGACGGCGACGAACGCCTCGGAACCGGTGTTCGACGGCGACCGGTTGGAGGACGGCGCGCACGTCACCGCGATGGGCCAGTACACGCCCGGAAAGCGCGAACTCGACGCGACGACCATCGAGCGCGCGAAGTACGTGCCCGACCTGCGGGCGCGGGCGACGCAGGACGCGGGGTCGTTCATGCACGCCCTGGAGGAGGGCGTCGTCGACGAGGACCACATCTACGCCGAACTCGGCGAGGTGGTCGCGGGCGAAGTCGAGGGCCGCGAGGACGACGAGGAGGTCACCGTCTTCGACAGCGGCGGCACCGGCATCGAAACCGTCGCCGGCGCGTACCTCCTCTACGAGAAGGCGAAGTCGGAGGGCCTCGGCACGACCATCGACTTCTCGCCGGCGAGCGAGTCATTGACCGGCGAGTAG
- a CDS encoding mRNA surveillance protein pelota, with protein MRISSRGRGEEGRERITLVPENVDDLWHLSHVLESGDLVSGDTTRRIQRDDDQMRDTGGQREHMNVTISVGDVEFARFANRLRVGGEIVGSSREDQLGHHHTLNVEEHDEVTIEKHFKPDQKKRIEEAEEAAENPDVVIATVEEGAAYIHTVAQYGTEERFSFTAPTGKGEYARPRSELFAELGKALARMDVDAIILAGPGFTKQDARDYIAENHRDLVEKMTVVDTSGVGDRGVHEVLKRGAVDEVQTQTRISKEADLIDDLMEGIATGEKVSYGIEEVAEAADFGAVETLLVLDERLREERQGAGEWDVDVNEVIQTVERQGGEVAVFSSEFDPGRQLKNLGGIAAILRYRLQ; from the coding sequence ATGCGCATTTCGAGTCGCGGGCGCGGCGAGGAGGGCCGCGAACGCATCACGCTCGTCCCCGAGAACGTGGACGACCTCTGGCACCTCTCGCACGTCCTCGAATCGGGCGATTTGGTCTCCGGCGACACCACCCGCCGCATCCAACGCGACGACGACCAGATGCGGGACACCGGCGGCCAGCGCGAACACATGAACGTCACCATCAGCGTCGGCGACGTGGAGTTCGCCCGCTTCGCCAACCGCCTCCGCGTCGGCGGCGAAATCGTCGGCAGTTCCCGCGAGGACCAACTCGGCCACCACCACACGCTGAACGTCGAGGAGCACGACGAGGTGACCATCGAGAAGCACTTCAAGCCCGACCAGAAGAAGCGCATCGAGGAGGCCGAGGAGGCCGCGGAGAACCCCGACGTGGTCATCGCCACCGTCGAGGAGGGGGCGGCGTACATCCACACGGTGGCGCAGTACGGCACCGAGGAGCGCTTCTCGTTCACGGCACCGACGGGGAAGGGCGAGTACGCCCGGCCCCGGTCCGAACTGTTCGCGGAACTCGGAAAGGCGCTGGCCCGGATGGACGTCGACGCCATCATCCTCGCCGGGCCGGGCTTTACGAAGCAGGACGCCCGCGACTACATCGCGGAGAACCACCGCGACCTCGTCGAGAAGATGACCGTCGTCGACACCTCCGGCGTCGGCGACAGAGGGGTCCACGAGGTGCTCAAGCGGGGCGCCGTCGACGAGGTGCAGACGCAGACGCGCATCTCGAAGGAGGCGGACCTCATCGACGACTTGATGGAGGGCATCGCCACGGGCGAGAAGGTGTCGTACGGCATCGAGGAAGTCGCGGAGGCGGCGGACTTCGGCGCCGTCGAGACGCTTCTCGTCCTCGACGAGCGACTCCGCGAGGAGCGACAGGGCGCCGGCGAGTGGGACGTCGACGTCAACGAGGTCATCCAGACCGTCGAACGGCAGGGCGGCGAAGTTGCGGTCTTCTCCTCGGAGTTCGACCCCGGCCGCCAACTGAAGAACCTCGGCGGCATCGCGGCTATCCTGCGCTATCGGTTACAGTGA
- a CDS encoding ester cyclase, translated as MEMTTGTEQNERIARRVPEDVATGGDLDLIDELYAEDAVEHDPFGEHRGRERIKESVGAFVGAFSDFSATVEDVVAEGDTVAMRVTLRGTHDGPFMGLEPTGERVEVSNAVFTRIEDGKIAERWVHPDALGLLRQLGASEIPA; from the coding sequence ATGGAGATGACGACCGGTACCGAACAGAACGAACGAATCGCGCGGCGCGTCCCGGAGGACGTCGCCACGGGGGGCGACCTCGACCTGATAGACGAACTGTACGCCGAGGACGCCGTCGAACACGACCCGTTCGGCGAACACCGCGGACGCGAGCGGATCAAAGAGAGCGTCGGCGCCTTCGTCGGCGCGTTCTCGGACTTCTCGGCCACCGTCGAGGACGTGGTCGCGGAGGGGGACACGGTGGCGATGCGCGTGACGCTCCGAGGGACGCACGACGGCCCGTTCATGGGTCTCGAACCGACGGGCGAGCGCGTCGAAGTCTCGAACGCGGTGTTCACTCGCATCGAGGACGGGAAGATAGCCGAGCGGTGGGTCCACCCGGACGCCCTCGGACTGCTGCGGCAACTCGGCGCGTCCGAGATTCCCGCGTGA